In a genomic window of Chrysemys picta bellii isolate R12L10 chromosome 1, ASM1138683v2, whole genome shotgun sequence:
- the LOC135972965 gene encoding uncharacterized protein LOC135972965 produces MKATDGRQPFSRLFSWVGEHCRLHTTASMEPAEVKTALMNIVNTSRVLVEFMLSQDQKNEERRQRQRQRSDKHDEDMDTDTDTEFSETTGPGALEIMLLMGQILNMERRFWARETSTDWWDRIVLQVWDDSQWLRNFRMRKGTFMELCDLLSPALKRQNTKMRAALTVEKRVAIALWKLATPDSYRSVGNQFGVGKSTVGAAVMQVAKAITQVLLRKFVTLGNVQAIVDGFAAMGFPNCGGAIDGTHIPILAPEHQATEYINRKGYFSMVLQALVDHKGRFTNINAGWAGRVHDARVFRNTTLFKGLQQGTYFPDQKITVGDVEMPIVILGDPAYPLMPWLMKPYTGSLDRSQELFNYRLSKCRMVVECAFGRLKGRWRSLLTRSDLSQRNLPIVISACCVLHNLCESKGETFMAGWEAEANRLAADYAQPDTRAIRRAHHEAVCIREALKTSFMAGQATV; encoded by the coding sequence atgaaagcaacggacggcagacaaccattttcgcgccttttttcctgggtgggtgaacactgcagactccataccacggcaagcatggagcccgctgaggtcaagacagcactcatgaatattgtaaacacctcgcgcgttctcgtggagtttatgctgagccaggaccagaaaaacgaggagaggaggcagcggcagcggcagcgcagcgacaagcatgatgaggacatggacacggacacggatacagaattcagtgaaaccacaggccccggtgctttggagatcatgttgttaatggggcagattctaaacatggaacgccgattctgggcaagggaaacaagcacagactggtgggaccgcatagtgttgcaggtctgggacgattcccagtggctgcggaactttcgcatgcgtaagggcactttcatggaactttgtgacttgctgtcccctgccttgaaacgccagaataccaagatgagagcagccctcacagttgagaagcgcgtggcgatagccctgtggaagcttgcaacgccagacagctaccggtcagtcgggaatcaatttggagtgggaaaatctactgtgggggctgctgtgatgcaagtagccaaagcaatcactcaggtgctgctacgaaagtttgtgactctgggaaatgtgcaggccatagtggatggctttgctgcaatgggattccctaactgtggtggggcgatagacggaacccatatccctatcttggcaccggagcaccaagccaccgagtacataaaccgcaaggggtacttttcaatggtgctgcaagcacttgtggatcacaagggacgtttcaccaacatcaatgcgggctgggcgggaagggttcatgacgctcgcgtcttcaggaacacaactctgtttaaagggctgcagcaagggacttactttccggaccagaaaataaccgttggggatgttgaaatgcccatagttattcttggggacccagcctaccccttaatgccatggctcatgaagccatacacaggcagcctggacaggagtcaggagctgtttaactacaggctaagcaagtgcagaatggtggtagaatgtgcatttggccgtttaaaaggccgctggagatcattattgactcgctctgacctcagccaaagaaatctccccattgttatttctgcttgctgtgtgctccacaatctctgtgaaagtaagggggagacctttatggcagggtgggaggctgaggcaaatcgcctggctgctgattacgcgcagccagacaccagggcgattagaagagcacaccatgaagcggtgtgcatcagagaagctttaaaaaccagtttcatggctggccaggctacagtgtga
- the LOC135972967 gene encoding myb/SANT-like DNA-binding domain-containing protein 2, whose protein sequence is MQADNRKRAPAWTVREVLDLIAVWGEDSVLAELRSKRRNAKIFEKISKGMMERGHNRDSDQCRVKVKELRQAYQKTKEANGRSGSEPRTCRYYAELHAILGGAATTNPPVFVDSGSGIVSTPEDSADGVEEEEEEEDELAESTQHSILPNSQDLFITLTEVPSQASQASQASTQDSDPMEGTSAAANSSSLPPPSRRLSQIRRRKKKTREEMFSEIMQSSRSDRAHLNEWKETVSKYRKEVSEREERRDQREDMRDQREERRDQREERRDARDERWRQEDQRMKEATLGLLQRLVEVQERLLENRLPLQPLFHPPPSPCSVSSSPRRVRTRGGRLRTPSHSTPVDSPSKRLSFF, encoded by the exons atgcaggctgataatcgaaaaagagcaccagcatggaccgtgagggaggtactggatctgatcgctgtatggggagaggattcagtgcttgcagaacttcgttctaaaagacgaaatgcaaaaatttttgaaaaaatctccaagggcatgatggagagaggccacaatagggactcagatcagtgccgcgtgaaagtcaaggaactcagacaagcctatcagaaaacaaaggaggcaaacggtcgctccgggtcagagccgcggacatgccgctactacgccgagctgcatgcaattctagggggggctgccaccactaacccacctgtgtttgtggattctgggtcggggatagtctcgacgcctgaggattctgccgatggggtagaggaggaggaggaggaggaggatgagcttgcagagagcacacagcactccattctccccaacagccaggatctttttatcaccctgactgaagtaccctcccaagcctcccaagcctcccaagccagtacccaagactctgaccccatggaaggcacctcag cagctgcaaattcctcaagcctccctcctccatcccgaaggttatcacagataaggcgtcgtaagaagaagacgcgagaagagatgttttctgaaattatgcaatccagcaggagtgacagagctcatctgaatgagtggaaggaaacagtttcaaagtataggaaagaagtcagtgaacgtgaggagaggagggaccaacgtgaggacatgagggaccaacgtgaggagaggagagaccaacgtgaggagaggagagacgctcgagatgagaggtggcgtcaggaagaccagaggatgaaggaagcaacgctggggctgctccagcgtctggtggaggttcaggaacggctgctggaaaacagactgccgcttcagcccctgttccaccctcccccctccccatgttccgtatcctcctcacccagacgtgtaagaacgcggggggggaggctccgtacaccttcccattccaccccagtagacagcccaagcaaaaggctgtcatttttttaa